A window of the Aeromicrobium phoceense genome harbors these coding sequences:
- a CDS encoding CE1759 family FMN reductase produces MTRIVALSAGVGEPSTTRMLADRLAAASGTALGGASVEVVNLRDFAHEITDAALTGFAAPRLQHVYDQLGEADALIVVVPTFKASYPGLFKSFVDALDNDALIGKVVLLAATGGTARHSLVIDFALRPLFAYLQSVVVPTGVFASPHDWGSSGEGTLQSRIERAAGELASLLGGGGSGRSKDDEIDLFSETMLSISQPG; encoded by the coding sequence ATGACCCGCATCGTCGCCCTGTCCGCGGGCGTCGGCGAGCCGTCGACCACGCGCATGCTGGCCGACCGGCTCGCCGCGGCCTCCGGCACCGCCCTCGGGGGCGCCAGCGTCGAGGTGGTGAACCTGCGCGACTTCGCGCACGAGATCACCGACGCGGCGCTCACGGGCTTCGCGGCACCGCGCCTGCAGCACGTGTACGACCAGCTTGGGGAAGCCGACGCGCTGATCGTCGTCGTCCCGACGTTCAAGGCGTCCTACCCGGGGCTGTTCAAGTCGTTCGTCGACGCGCTCGACAACGACGCTCTGATCGGCAAGGTCGTGCTGCTCGCGGCGACCGGCGGCACGGCTCGCCACTCACTGGTGATCGACTTCGCACTGCGGCCGCTGTTCGCGTACCTGCAGTCCGTGGTCGTGCCGACCGGCGTGTTCGCCAGCCCGCACGACTGGGGCTCTTCCGGAGAGGGCACCCTGCAGTCGCGCATCGAGCGCGCCGCGGGTGAGCTGGCGAGCCTCCTCGGCGGCGGCGGCTCGGGCCGCTCGAAGGACGACGAGATCGATCTCTTCAGCGAGACGATGCTCTCGATCAGCCAGCCCGGCTGA
- a CDS encoding cytochrome d ubiquinol oxidase subunit II, with the protein MSLAVAVAVALFAGVIAYALFGGADFGTGFYDLTAGGSRRGAELRTLVDHSIGPVWEANHVWLIYVLVMWWTGFPGSFAAAMDTLILPMLLALLGIVLRGAAFAFRKFAATLGQARLYGAVFAGSSLITPFFLGTVAGAIASGRVPMEGRGDRWSSWLNPTSVFGGLIAVGTCAFLAGVFLTADASRAGHADLADSLRRRTLGVGVCTGVVVFVALVPITEDAPVLAEGLAGRAAPLIVASALAGAATLVLLLRRRYRPARVTAVGAVAAVVAGWGVAQYPWLLVDEVTIADAAGAEATLVGLLVVVGLAALLVLPPLAYLFWLTQSQEWTEH; encoded by the coding sequence GTGAGTCTCGCGGTGGCCGTGGCGGTGGCCCTCTTCGCCGGCGTCATCGCCTACGCGCTCTTCGGTGGCGCGGACTTCGGCACCGGCTTCTACGACCTCACCGCCGGTGGGTCCCGGCGCGGCGCCGAGCTGCGGACACTCGTGGACCACAGCATCGGCCCGGTCTGGGAGGCGAACCACGTCTGGCTGATCTACGTGCTCGTCATGTGGTGGACGGGGTTCCCCGGGTCGTTCGCGGCCGCGATGGACACCCTGATCCTGCCGATGCTCCTCGCGCTACTGGGGATCGTGCTGCGCGGTGCCGCCTTCGCCTTCCGCAAGTTCGCGGCCACCCTCGGCCAGGCGCGTCTGTACGGCGCCGTGTTCGCCGGCTCGTCGCTCATCACGCCGTTCTTCCTCGGGACCGTCGCGGGCGCGATCGCGTCGGGGCGGGTGCCGATGGAGGGTCGGGGCGACCGGTGGTCCTCCTGGCTGAACCCGACCTCGGTCTTCGGCGGCCTCATCGCGGTGGGGACCTGTGCGTTCCTCGCGGGCGTGTTCCTCACGGCGGACGCGAGCCGCGCCGGTCACGCCGATCTGGCCGACTCGCTGCGCCGCCGCACGCTGGGCGTGGGGGTCTGCACGGGCGTGGTGGTGTTCGTCGCGCTGGTGCCGATCACCGAGGACGCGCCGGTCCTCGCGGAGGGCCTGGCCGGGCGTGCCGCACCGCTGATCGTGGCGTCGGCGCTGGCCGGTGCGGCGACGCTGGTGCTGCTCCTGCGGCGGCGCTACAGGCCCGCTCGCGTGACCGCCGTGGGGGCCGTCGCCGCGGTGGTCGCGGGCTGGGGGGTCGCGCAGTACCCGTGGCTCCTCGTGGACGAGGTCACGATCGCCGACGCGGCCGGGGCTGAGGCGACCCTCGTCGGCCTGCTCGTGGTGGTCGGGCTGGCGGCGCTCCTGGTGCTCCCGCCGCTGGCCTACCTGTTCTGGCTGACCCAGTCGCAGGAGTGGACCGAGCACTGA
- a CDS encoding LLM class flavin-dependent oxidoreductase — protein sequence MQIGIFTVGDVTTDPTNGSTPTEHERIKATVAIAKKAEEVGLDVFATGEHHNPPFVPSSPTTTLAYIGAQTEKIILSTSTTLITTNDPVKIAEDYATLQHLVDGRMDLMLGRGNTAPVYPWFGKDISKAVELTIENYQLLQKLWSEPVVNWEGKFRTPLQGYTSTPAPLDGVAPFVWHGSIRTPEVAELAAFYGDGYFANNIFWPKEHYIQLINFYRQRYAHYGHGTPEQAIVGLGGQFFMRKNSQDAVNEFRPYFDNAPVYGHGPSMEDFTEQTPLTVGSPQQVLERTLAFADYFGDYQRQLFLVDHAGLPLKTVLEQLDLLGEILPTMRAEFDARRPAGVPDAPTHAARVAARDAALTEEVMA from the coding sequence ATGCAGATCGGCATCTTCACCGTCGGCGACGTCACGACCGACCCCACGAACGGCTCGACCCCCACCGAGCACGAGCGCATCAAGGCCACGGTCGCGATCGCGAAGAAGGCCGAGGAGGTGGGTCTGGACGTGTTCGCCACCGGCGAGCACCACAACCCGCCGTTCGTGCCCTCCAGTCCCACGACGACGCTGGCGTACATCGGCGCGCAGACCGAGAAGATCATCCTCTCGACCTCGACGACGCTGATCACGACCAATGACCCGGTCAAGATCGCCGAGGACTACGCGACGCTGCAGCACCTCGTCGACGGCCGCATGGACCTCATGCTCGGCCGCGGCAACACAGCGCCGGTGTACCCGTGGTTCGGCAAGGACATCAGCAAGGCCGTCGAGCTGACGATCGAGAACTACCAACTGCTCCAGAAGCTCTGGAGCGAGCCTGTCGTCAACTGGGAGGGCAAGTTCCGCACGCCGCTGCAGGGCTACACCTCGACGCCCGCGCCGCTCGACGGCGTCGCGCCGTTCGTGTGGCACGGCTCGATCCGCACGCCCGAGGTGGCCGAGCTGGCCGCGTTCTACGGCGACGGCTACTTCGCCAACAACATCTTCTGGCCGAAGGAGCACTACATCCAGCTGATCAACTTCTACCGGCAGCGCTACGCCCACTACGGGCACGGCACGCCGGAGCAGGCGATCGTCGGGCTCGGCGGTCAGTTCTTCATGCGCAAGAACAGCCAGGACGCGGTCAACGAGTTCCGGCCGTACTTCGACAACGCGCCCGTCTACGGGCACGGCCCGAGCATGGAGGACTTCACCGAGCAGACGCCGCTGACCGTCGGCAGTCCGCAGCAGGTGCTGGAGCGCACGCTGGCGTTCGCCGACTACTTCGGCGACTACCAGCGCCAGCTGTTCCTCGTCGATCACGCGGGCCTGCCGCTCAAGACCGTGCTCGAGCAGCTCGACCTGCTCGGCGAGATCCTGCCCACCATGCGCGCCGAGTTCGACGCGCGACGCCCGGCCGGCGTGCCGGACGCCCCCACCCACGCCGCCCGCGTCGCCGCCCGCGACGCCGCACTGACCGAGGAGGTCATGGCATGA
- a CDS encoding ElyC/SanA/YdcF family protein: protein MAWALLALLALAAGVTAWHDPRRLRIGVYLTLVIGLASIGIAGRVAILLDDSDDPLRLAWALLGAVVLAILALVVLGVASVFNGFAMLRREGRRPSNLLSLVFGVVVLAYCALIVAVWWFDRNHTDVALVLFFWLVAIGTPLAYLAFVFVAFVGYGLVYGWAAARWARPVDAVIVLGAGLMGERVTPLLASRLDRGRQALDRSRARGRDTHLICSGGQGADEVVPEAVAMANHLVESGVDRDLLWLEDASTSTEENLQFSARVAAEHGVEGGRFAVVTNDYHALRAALLMRRTSLDGYALGATTARYFWPSAILREFAAILWEHRRLNVALLALACVPMVLLLVRSVASLA, encoded by the coding sequence GTGGCTTGGGCACTCCTGGCGCTGCTGGCGCTCGCAGCGGGCGTGACCGCCTGGCACGACCCGCGGCGGCTGCGGATCGGCGTGTACCTGACCCTCGTGATCGGACTGGCCTCGATCGGGATCGCCGGGCGGGTCGCGATCCTTTTGGACGACTCCGACGATCCGCTGCGCCTCGCCTGGGCGCTGCTCGGCGCCGTCGTCCTCGCGATTCTGGCCCTCGTGGTGCTCGGCGTGGCGAGTGTCTTCAACGGGTTCGCGATGCTGCGGCGCGAGGGCCGTCGTCCCTCGAACCTGCTCTCGCTCGTCTTCGGCGTCGTGGTGCTCGCCTACTGCGCCCTGATCGTGGCGGTGTGGTGGTTCGACCGGAACCACACCGACGTGGCGCTCGTGCTGTTCTTCTGGCTGGTCGCGATCGGGACGCCCCTGGCCTACCTGGCCTTCGTCTTCGTCGCGTTCGTCGGCTACGGCCTGGTCTACGGCTGGGCAGCCGCCCGCTGGGCCCGTCCGGTCGACGCGGTGATCGTGCTGGGCGCCGGTCTGATGGGCGAGCGGGTGACGCCACTGCTCGCGTCGCGGCTCGACCGGGGCCGGCAGGCGCTCGACCGGTCGCGCGCGCGTGGCCGGGATACGCACCTGATCTGCTCGGGTGGGCAGGGTGCGGACGAGGTGGTCCCCGAGGCCGTGGCGATGGCGAACCACCTCGTGGAGTCCGGCGTCGATCGCGACCTGCTGTGGCTCGAGGACGCCTCGACCTCCACGGAGGAGAACCTGCAGTTCAGCGCCCGGGTCGCGGCCGAGCACGGGGTGGAGGGCGGCCGGTTCGCGGTCGTCACGAACGACTACCACGCGCTGCGGGCCGCGCTGCTCATGCGGCGAACCAGCCTCGACGGCTACGCCCTGGGCGCGACCACCGCTCGCTACTTTTGGCCCAGCGCGATCCTGCGGGAGTTCGCCGCCATCCTGTGGGAGCACCGCAGGCTCAACGTCGCGCTGCTGGCCCTCGCGTGCGTCCCGATGGTCCTGCTGCTCGTGCGCTCCGTCGCCTCCCTGGCCTGA
- a CDS encoding LLM class F420-dependent oxidoreductase: protein MRFSVHVYNFTIPGEPQSLAPTLAETARRAEQAGADAVTLMDHYFQMETVGRSEDPMLEGYTGLGYLAGVTERVKLGLLVTGVTYRHPGLLAKIVTTLDVLSGGRAILGLGAAWYEREHHGLGVPYPSMGERFERLEETLQIVHQMWSDDDGPYEGKHYQLAETICRPAPIQQPRPPILLGGMGEKKTLRFVAEYGDACNLFPAGTDVIRHKLEVLDRHCADVNRDPSDILRTLQGPGDAVKDPQKFLEEIEAYAELGIQSVSVSPHGPDPLGWVSEFAEKVAPRLAEIGR from the coding sequence ATGCGTTTCAGCGTTCACGTCTACAACTTCACGATTCCCGGCGAGCCGCAGTCGCTCGCCCCCACCCTCGCCGAGACGGCGCGCCGGGCCGAGCAGGCCGGTGCCGACGCCGTCACGCTGATGGACCACTACTTCCAGATGGAGACCGTGGGCCGCTCCGAGGACCCGATGCTCGAGGGCTACACGGGCCTGGGCTACCTGGCGGGCGTGACCGAGCGGGTGAAGCTGGGTCTGCTCGTCACCGGCGTCACCTACCGGCACCCGGGCCTGCTCGCGAAGATCGTCACGACGCTCGACGTGCTCTCCGGCGGCCGGGCCATCCTCGGTCTCGGCGCCGCCTGGTACGAGCGTGAGCACCACGGTCTCGGCGTGCCCTACCCGTCGATGGGCGAGCGGTTCGAGCGGCTCGAGGAGACGCTGCAGATCGTCCATCAGATGTGGAGCGACGACGACGGTCCCTACGAGGGCAAGCACTACCAGCTCGCCGAGACGATCTGCCGTCCCGCGCCGATCCAGCAGCCGCGCCCGCCGATCCTGCTCGGCGGCATGGGCGAGAAGAAGACGCTGCGCTTCGTGGCAGAGTACGGCGACGCCTGCAACCTGTTCCCCGCCGGCACCGACGTGATCCGCCACAAGCTCGAGGTCCTCGACCGGCACTGCGCCGACGTGAACCGCGACCCCTCCGACATCCTGCGCACCCTGCAGGGGCCGGGCGACGCCGTGAAGGACCCGCAGAAGTTCCTCGAGGAGATCGAGGCGTACGCCGAGCTGGGCATCCAGTCCGTCAGCGTCTCCCCGCACGGCCCCGACCCGCTGGGCTGGGTCAGCGAGTTCGCCGAGAAGGTCGCACCGCGGCTGGCCGAGATCGGCCGCTGA
- a CDS encoding LamG-like jellyroll fold domain-containing protein → MRSLRTTSSLALAAAVGFGTFSTAPALATPRLADAAVSSMATIAAPPAAASALRQAVDLPTADVFDVDFRGGKLTEHAQGLEPTVHGEPKAAADLGTGRSVLSFDGTKDAVSYPIRSEFSKLEQGMSLECSFRFDGPRTAASTEAALCSSKESGGFATVMSGNDVHFMIHVGGGYKSVRVPITTGTWHHTVATWDGTRLKLYLDGELVRDVAAAGAFKHSTTGADSMMLAADVSNANRPQFFAPTTLRTSRIYSDPLSAEQVSALADADREGPAAPQADVLDLDFSSGAPVDGAQGLSPRTFGAPEVRDDAPMGTKVAEFDGSGSAYLYPFEAQFPKLANQMTVECVFKYNEDFQASGVETRGNLCGAKEAGGFAVVMYGDRLSFNPHIGGAYRNTSVQVESGRWYHAVGTYDGEMVRLYVNGVLAASTPATGTLSSPSAGARNLVVGGDATGRDRPNYFSPSTISRVRVFSEAVDADGVLALGRDAFAGRPANYNVKVSSTTPAAGERLTKRTRFGVEFTNPEGVGRDVRYELDGDPIEPGDEIGAGLEAGEHALTVAGHDVFGTPIEHTTTFTTANVPTPGGTETEQGGGSVRLSANATNPSGDRVRTTFREADVVVAKQGRQGVLTEIPEGRDFTGTDEKPITDAAAPGDDTFLDSPSATEMPFQQFDVPVTSNSDQQVIWSGRVDPAREVVLRVWDGEAWDELARSRGNAEGQVQLTGDLRSRHRHDGSVPVLVTGEDPFADDLPNEVKDSFESPDAYDFSIAHLTDTQYLSEGAVEQETEQEREVWRNAYRGITEWIAANADERKIAFTAHTGDVIENWHNVGSDEPNARAEFEVASEAQKVLDDAGMVNTALPGNHDNLYGADTGPDALYNDYFGPDRYDALEQSEAWKKARAEYTPWKAGDSSNNYVLFSEGDMDFVVVSLGFGVDAEESAWADSVLKQFPDRNAILLTHAYLTPSVNPDGRGSGFSYDGRQVLDAVIKKNPNVALVLSGHEHGVSIELRRDVARKGHHVVELLADYQFYKVNSDELGLTGVGYDSNTPLQFGSSFFRLLQFDLDAGEVAVDTYSPLLKNFGATEYDDRFRYNGTEDDTRLPINLTTRKTSFSSDGLVVVDPTDRVIGEETVRSGWPATVTWDGLEAGRTYAWHATSVDAASGDELPGEVSQISLFTAGSSGTDTTAPTLTVPQNGSVELNEVFDPMAGVKAVDAVDGDVTENVQVLGEVDTAKPGSYALTYSVADANGNQSMVTRIVEVKGAKAPVNTVRPKVSGSLRVGSVLRASIGTWSNTEAATLQAQWLRDGQPIRGATGGDYRVTAADIGRAISVRVTATTVGHQPVTATSTASRVAKAKATVRASLSKKRIKTSQRARVTVRVAAPAQANGKVLVKVKGRVVADGTVRNGKVSVRLPKLKAGKHRLVVSYLGNDRVGARNTAITLRVVKR, encoded by the coding sequence ATGCGATCCCTTCGCACGACCTCCAGCCTGGCGCTCGCCGCGGCGGTTGGATTCGGTACCTTCTCCACCGCCCCCGCCCTCGCCACGCCGCGTCTCGCCGATGCGGCGGTGAGCTCGATGGCGACCATCGCCGCGCCGCCGGCCGCGGCCTCGGCACTGCGCCAGGCGGTCGACCTGCCGACCGCCGACGTCTTCGACGTCGACTTCCGCGGAGGGAAGCTCACCGAGCACGCCCAGGGCCTCGAGCCCACGGTCCACGGTGAGCCGAAGGCGGCCGCCGACCTCGGCACCGGGCGCTCGGTCCTGAGCTTCGACGGCACGAAGGACGCGGTCAGCTACCCGATCCGCTCGGAGTTCTCCAAGCTCGAGCAGGGCATGTCGCTCGAGTGCTCGTTCCGGTTCGACGGGCCTCGCACCGCGGCCAGCACCGAGGCGGCACTGTGCTCCTCCAAGGAGTCGGGCGGCTTCGCCACGGTCATGTCCGGCAACGACGTGCACTTCATGATCCACGTCGGCGGCGGCTACAAGAGCGTCCGCGTCCCCATCACCACGGGCACGTGGCACCACACCGTCGCGACGTGGGACGGCACGCGCCTCAAGCTCTACCTGGACGGCGAGCTGGTCCGCGACGTCGCCGCCGCGGGTGCCTTCAAGCACTCGACCACCGGCGCCGACTCGATGATGCTGGCGGCCGACGTCAGCAACGCGAACAGGCCCCAGTTCTTCGCCCCCACCACCCTGCGCACGAGCCGCATCTACAGCGACCCGCTCAGCGCGGAGCAGGTGTCGGCCCTCGCCGACGCCGACCGTGAGGGACCCGCGGCCCCCCAGGCCGACGTCCTCGACCTCGACTTCTCCTCGGGCGCCCCGGTCGACGGCGCGCAGGGCCTGAGCCCGCGCACCTTCGGCGCGCCCGAGGTGCGCGACGACGCCCCCATGGGCACGAAGGTCGCCGAGTTCGACGGCTCCGGCTCGGCCTACCTCTACCCGTTCGAGGCGCAGTTCCCGAAGCTCGCGAACCAGATGACCGTCGAGTGCGTCTTCAAGTACAACGAGGACTTCCAGGCCAGCGGCGTGGAGACGCGCGGCAACCTGTGCGGCGCCAAGGAGGCGGGCGGCTTCGCCGTCGTCATGTACGGCGACCGGCTCTCGTTCAACCCCCACATCGGCGGTGCGTACCGGAACACGAGCGTCCAGGTCGAGAGCGGCCGCTGGTACCACGCGGTCGGCACGTACGACGGCGAGATGGTCCGGCTCTACGTCAACGGCGTCCTCGCCGCCAGCACCCCCGCGACCGGCACGCTGAGCTCGCCCAGCGCCGGCGCCCGCAACCTCGTGGTCGGTGGCGACGCGACCGGCCGCGACCGCCCGAACTACTTCTCCCCGTCGACGATCAGCCGCGTGCGCGTCTTCAGCGAGGCCGTGGACGCCGACGGCGTGCTCGCGCTGGGCCGCGACGCCTTCGCCGGCCGCCCCGCGAACTACAACGTCAAGGTCAGCTCGACCACGCCGGCCGCCGGCGAGCGCCTCACGAAGCGCACCCGCTTCGGCGTGGAGTTCACCAACCCCGAGGGCGTCGGCCGCGACGTCCGCTACGAGCTCGACGGCGACCCGATCGAGCCCGGCGACGAGATCGGCGCCGGGCTCGAGGCCGGCGAGCACGCGCTCACGGTGGCGGGACACGACGTGTTCGGCACCCCGATCGAGCACACGACGACCTTCACGACCGCCAACGTCCCGACGCCCGGTGGCACCGAGACCGAGCAGGGCGGCGGCTCCGTGCGCCTCTCGGCCAACGCCACCAACCCCTCGGGCGACCGGGTGCGCACCACCTTCCGCGAGGCCGACGTCGTGGTGGCGAAGCAGGGACGCCAGGGCGTCCTGACCGAGATCCCGGAGGGCCGTGACTTCACGGGCACCGACGAGAAGCCGATCACCGACGCCGCCGCTCCCGGTGACGACACGTTCCTCGACTCGCCGTCCGCCACGGAGATGCCGTTCCAGCAGTTCGACGTGCCGGTCACGTCGAACTCCGACCAGCAGGTGATCTGGAGTGGCCGCGTCGATCCCGCGCGCGAGGTGGTCCTGCGCGTCTGGGACGGCGAGGCCTGGGACGAGCTCGCCCGCTCGCGTGGCAACGCCGAGGGTCAGGTCCAGCTGACCGGCGACCTGCGCAGCCGCCACCGTCACGACGGCAGCGTCCCGGTCCTGGTGACCGGCGAGGACCCGTTCGCCGACGACCTGCCCAACGAGGTCAAGGACTCCTTCGAGAGCCCCGACGCCTACGACTTCTCGATCGCCCACCTCACCGACACGCAGTACCTGTCCGAGGGCGCGGTGGAGCAGGAGACCGAGCAGGAGCGCGAGGTCTGGCGCAACGCCTACCGCGGCATCACCGAGTGGATCGCGGCGAACGCCGACGAGCGGAAGATCGCGTTCACCGCCCACACCGGCGACGTCATCGAGAACTGGCACAACGTCGGCTCCGACGAGCCGAACGCGCGCGCCGAGTTCGAGGTCGCCTCGGAGGCCCAGAAGGTCCTCGACGACGCGGGCATGGTCAACACGGCGCTGCCCGGCAACCACGACAACCTCTACGGAGCCGACACCGGGCCCGACGCGCTGTACAACGACTACTTCGGTCCCGACCGCTACGACGCGCTCGAGCAGAGCGAGGCCTGGAAGAAGGCGCGCGCCGAGTACACCCCGTGGAAGGCCGGCGACAGCAGCAACAACTACGTGCTGTTCAGCGAGGGCGACATGGACTTCGTCGTGGTGTCCCTCGGGTTCGGCGTCGACGCCGAGGAGTCCGCGTGGGCCGACAGCGTGCTCAAGCAGTTCCCCGACCGCAACGCGATCCTGCTGACGCACGCCTACCTGACCCCGAGCGTCAACCCCGACGGCCGCGGCAGCGGGTTCTCCTACGACGGCCGCCAGGTGCTGGACGCCGTCATCAAGAAGAACCCGAACGTCGCACTGGTCCTGTCCGGGCACGAGCACGGCGTGAGCATCGAGCTGCGCCGCGACGTCGCCCGCAAGGGGCACCACGTGGTCGAGCTGCTCGCCGACTACCAGTTCTACAAGGTGAACTCGGACGAGCTGGGGCTGACGGGAGTCGGCTACGACAGCAACACGCCGCTCCAGTTCGGCTCGTCGTTCTTCCGCCTGCTCCAGTTCGATCTCGACGCCGGTGAGGTCGCGGTCGACACCTACTCGCCGCTGCTGAAGAACTTCGGCGCCACCGAGTACGACGACCGCTTCCGCTACAACGGCACGGAGGACGACACGCGCCTGCCGATCAACCTCACGACCCGCAAGACGAGCTTCAGCTCCGACGGGCTGGTCGTCGTCGACCCGACCGATCGCGTGATCGGCGAGGAGACGGTGCGCTCGGGCTGGCCGGCGACGGTCACGTGGGACGGGCTCGAGGCGGGCCGGACCTACGCCTGGCACGCCACGAGCGTCGACGCGGCCTCGGGCGACGAGCTGCCGGGCGAGGTCAGCCAGATCTCGCTGTTCACGGCCGGCTCGAGCGGCACGGACACGACCGCGCCGACCCTGACCGTCCCGCAGAACGGCTCGGTCGAGCTGAACGAGGTGTTCGACCCGATGGCCGGCGTGAAGGCGGTCGACGCGGTGGACGGCGACGTCACCGAGAACGTCCAGGTCCTCGGCGAGGTCGACACCGCGAAGCCCGGCAGCTACGCGCTGACCTACTCGGTCGCGGATGCGAACGGCAACCAGTCGATGGTCACCCGGATCGTCGAGGTCAAGGGCGCGAAGGCGCCGGTCAACACGGTTCGGCCGAAGGTCAGCGGCTCGCTGCGGGTCGGCTCGGTCCTGCGCGCGAGCATCGGCACGTGGTCGAACACCGAGGCCGCCACGCTCCAGGCCCAGTGGCTGCGGGACGGCCAGCCGATCCGCGGCGCGACGGGCGGTGACTACCGCGTGACCGCGGCCGACATCGGCCGGGCGATCAGCGTGCGCGTGACCGCCACGACGGTCGGGCACCAGCCGGTGACCGCCACCTCGACCGCCTCCCGGGTCGCGAAGGCCAAGGCCACGGTCCGCGCCTCGCTGTCGAAGAAGCGGATCAAGACGTCACAGCGGGCCCGGGTGACGGTCCGCGTGGCCGCTCCGGCCCAGGCGAACGGCAAGGTCCTCGTGAAGGTGAAGGGTCGCGTCGTCGCCGACGGGACGGTCCGCAACGGCAAGGTCTCGGTGCGACTGCCGAAGCTCAAGGCGGGCAAGCACCGCCTCGTGGTCAGCTACCTCGGCAACGACCGCGTGGGCGCCCGCAACACGGCGATCACCCTGCGGGTGGTGAAGCGCTGA
- a CDS encoding cytochrome ubiquinol oxidase subunit I has protein sequence MVILELTQALAGEDPAGLLPARQQMALSLGWHIVLASFGVAFPAMILVAHWRGVYRDDADALTLARRWAKVSAVLFAIGAVSGTVLSFEMGLLWPGLMGPFGDVLGLPFAFEGLSFFVEAIFLGIYLYGWGRLPPRLHLLMIVPMAVAGVVGTYCVISVNAWMNMPVGFRIEDGEVVDVDPWAVLFNPGAVLQFAHMWVAAYMVAGFLVAGVYAAGMLRGRRDRHHRLGFTVPFAFASVGAVVQPFVGHLLGLRIAEAQPAKLAAFELATETESPSPLRLGGLLIDGEVRYSLDIPGLGSIIARNSFTEPVVGLNTIPAADQPPVNITHIAFQTMVGIGTLLFAVAVIYWLARWRGRDLAANRWALRLAVAAGPLAVVALEAGWIATEVGRQPWVVYGVLRTPDAAGDNPDIWMLLVATAILYTVLTVGAVTVLRSMARRWRAGEEDLPSPYGPQAESPVPR, from the coding sequence ATGGTGATCCTCGAGCTCACCCAGGCGCTGGCCGGCGAGGATCCCGCCGGACTCCTGCCGGCGCGCCAGCAGATGGCGCTGTCCCTCGGATGGCACATCGTGCTCGCGTCGTTCGGGGTCGCGTTCCCGGCGATGATCCTCGTCGCGCACTGGCGCGGCGTGTACCGCGACGACGCGGACGCGCTGACGCTCGCGCGGCGCTGGGCGAAGGTCTCCGCCGTCCTGTTCGCGATCGGGGCGGTGTCCGGGACGGTCCTGAGCTTCGAGATGGGCCTGCTGTGGCCGGGGCTGATGGGCCCCTTCGGCGACGTGCTCGGGCTGCCGTTCGCCTTCGAGGGGCTGTCGTTCTTCGTCGAGGCGATCTTCCTCGGCATCTACCTCTACGGCTGGGGCCGGCTCCCACCGCGACTGCACCTGCTGATGATCGTCCCGATGGCCGTCGCGGGTGTCGTCGGCACCTACTGCGTCATCTCGGTGAACGCCTGGATGAACATGCCGGTGGGCTTTCGCATCGAGGACGGCGAGGTGGTCGACGTCGACCCGTGGGCGGTGCTGTTCAACCCCGGAGCGGTCCTGCAGTTCGCGCACATGTGGGTCGCGGCCTACATGGTCGCGGGGTTCCTCGTCGCGGGCGTCTATGCGGCCGGCATGCTCCGGGGTCGCCGCGACCGTCACCACCGGCTGGGTTTCACGGTGCCCTTCGCTTTCGCGAGCGTTGGCGCCGTCGTCCAGCCCTTCGTCGGGCACCTGCTGGGGTTGCGCATCGCCGAGGCCCAGCCGGCGAAGCTCGCGGCGTTCGAGCTGGCGACGGAGACGGAGAGCCCGTCGCCGCTGCGCCTCGGCGGTCTGCTGATCGACGGGGAGGTGCGGTACTCGCTGGACATCCCGGGGCTGGGCTCGATCATCGCGCGGAACTCCTTCACCGAGCCCGTCGTGGGACTGAACACGATCCCGGCAGCCGATCAGCCACCGGTCAACATCACCCACATCGCCTTCCAGACGATGGTCGGCATCGGCACCCTGCTGTTCGCCGTCGCGGTGATCTACTGGCTCGCGCGCTGGCGAGGGCGTGACCTCGCGGCGAACCGCTGGGCGCTCCGCCTCGCCGTGGCCGCCGGGCCGCTGGCGGTCGTCGCGCTCGAGGCCGGCTGGATCGCCACCGAGGTCGGCCGACAGCCCTGGGTCGTCTACGGCGTGCTCCGCACCCCCGACGCGGCGGGCGACAACCCCGACATCTGGATGCTGCTCGTCGCCACCGCGATCCTCTACACGGTCCTGACGGTGGGGGCGGTCACCGTGCTGAGGTCGATGGCCCGGCGGTGGCGTGCGGGCGAGGAGGACCTGCCGAGTCCCTACGGCCCCCAGGCCGAGAGCCCGGTGCCACGGTGA
- a CDS encoding flavodoxin domain-containing protein, with amino-acid sequence MKTLVVHASKYGSSERYAEWIGEALGASVVAEDEVSPEQMAAQDTVAFCAAIYGPSLRGSSLLRQAMELSTATRWVLVTVGLSDPALTTKRDELVATKFPADLRQRMAVAHLRGAMDRHRLSLVERTMMSTIRRGLAAKRARTAEEQAMLEALEPDRIDLTDRTAVAEVVEACLG; translated from the coding sequence GTGAAGACACTCGTGGTCCACGCGTCCAAGTACGGCTCCTCCGAGCGGTACGCCGAGTGGATCGGGGAGGCGCTCGGCGCCTCGGTGGTGGCCGAGGACGAGGTCTCTCCCGAGCAGATGGCGGCGCAGGACACGGTCGCGTTCTGCGCAGCGATCTACGGCCCGAGCCTGCGAGGTAGCAGCCTCCTGCGGCAGGCGATGGAGCTCTCCACCGCGACGCGATGGGTACTGGTCACCGTCGGGCTCAGCGACCCGGCGCTCACCACGAAGCGCGACGAGCTGGTCGCGACGAAGTTCCCCGCCGACCTGCGCCAGCGGATGGCGGTGGCCCACCTGCGCGGCGCGATGGACCGTCACCGGCTGAGCCTCGTGGAGCGCACGATGATGTCCACGATCCGCCGCGGCCTGGCCGCCAAGCGCGCCCGCACGGCCGAGGAGCAGGCGATGCTGGAGGCGCTCGAGCCCGACCGGATCGACCTCACCGACCGCACTGCGGTCGCCGAGGTCGTGGAAGCGTGCCTAGGCTGA